Below is a window of Vulpes vulpes isolate BD-2025 chromosome 14, VulVul3, whole genome shotgun sequence DNA.
TTTAGATGTATATTAGCTTCTTCAGTGGGACATTTTCCagcatttgaaattaaataattaggTAAGTAATGCCTTTAGTCTTCATGTAATTACTTtagtatttaaaatcaattaaaaatagattttatttttaaatagcttaaattttttattattaggtTAAAATGCCTGCAGcttaatcttagaaaaaatactgtaatttaCATGAAATCTAAATTCCTTAATTTTCCTTGTGAGTATGCAAAGctgtcttttattaatttttattttcactaccttgaaaaaatatctattttaaataaagaatttctcctacatcttatttttcttatttgcacTAATACGGATTGACAATTATCAAAATAACTTATAAAATGTATACTTTCAAAAATGTAACTCATGAAGCACTTTccattaaatattcttaataCCTCCAAAGCACTAAACATTAGCAAtctataaatataatcatatctCTACTCAGGTCTTCTACAAAACTAGGGCTTTCCTTTGACTATTATCCTTGCCATAGGAAATTAATTATCATCAGTGCTTCATTATATTGTGGCTGAACAATAATCAAGATGTCACTGTTGCGGCTCTGTAGGAGTTAGGAGTCCAGCGATACCaaaatttcttttgttcaaaCTCTGTTAAAATTATAACTCCTTATAATACTGGTATTTTTGCTgtaattcattttttgtttgatttttatttttagttcaacTGTTGATGCAAAATCAGAGGAAGCTactaaaatggaaaaaggaaaatcagcaTTAAGCAAAGTTTTGGAATCTTTGTGCATACATCACCAGCAACAAGTTTTGGCCATGTTGAAATTTCTAGTCCAAGAGCAGAATGCTGCTTCTCTTTGCTATTGTAATACATCATATACTGTGTCTTCAGAATCTCAAAAGCCCCTAACTGAAGATAATTTACATGGTCTATTCTGTAGTTGTGAATATAGGCTGGCAGAAAGAGGGGGTCTACAAAGTGAAAGGCAAAGCCCTGGTTTTGTGCCTCTGCCAGTCTGTATTAAAGATTTACGTTGTTTAACTTGCCAAACTGTAACTATTGAGCACATTAAGACAGTGGTGAATAGAGGAATTGCCAACAGTTATAGTTCTCACAGGTGCTGTTCTGGACCGTTACCAAACCTTCACTCTACAAAATCGACCTTCCAAGCTCCTCTTTCATCAAGGGAAGTATGCGACGTTTCAGTCCGACTCGAGGGTGTTTGTAGATCACGAAGTCCGTCACCCCCACCATTATCACCTGTACAGACTGAAGgatttgaaaaactgaaagatGTCGTCTCGGAGCTTTCAGCCTTAGAAAATAACAGACTTGAAATAAACATTAACCAGCCTCCATCTCTCATACCAGCAGAAATAAACAGTGACAAGGGTGATCACGAAGGTAAAATACAAAAAGCTAAGAAATGCAGTAACTCTGATTATTTGCTCCTGGAAGACAGCGATAATTGTGCTACGAATCATGAAAAAGGTGAAACTACtataatttttcaagatttaatggATCgtattaatgaaaaattaaaatcaatagaaACTACAGATATGACAAACCTTATAAAATTATCTAGCAGTGATTGCACTACAGATAATGATTTAAAATTGAGAGATTTAATAGCCTCACTCTTGCATAACGCTAAGGCCAGTGATTACAGTTTTATGGAATTGCTGAGCCAACATgataaaaaggtagaaaataaaattattcagacAAGATTTCGAAAGCGTCAAGAAACCTTATTTTCAATGCACAACTCTCCTGATTCACCCATGTTTAGAAGGCACtctttacaaataaaaagagaacttgCTAGTCTTGATGaaaattttgtaagaaaaaaatatactgaaaaaaattcaaggaagtTGACACGCAATGATGAGATATTTTCAACAGACAAACAATTCTATCATTGCCAAGGGTCTTTACAAAATTCTAAAAGCTTGCAAGATAATAATCATGTAGAAACATCATTTTCACCAGATTGTGCATTACAATCATTGCAACTACCTCTTCATAGTTTAGAGACTAACTTGGCTTTTGATGCATTTTCAGAAAGCTTTAAAACAACTTCCCCTGGGAAAATGAGCATAAGAAAATCACGGGAGAGATCTGCAGCTGGAAAAAAACTTTTGCAAAATCACAAGGAGAATCCAAAACTGGAGAATACTGAAACGCCTCTGAAGAGTGATGTTCCTGGACTTCTGAGCAGAACTAAACGAAATATTGTGCCCCCAGGGTGGTACTCTATATATGTTAcaaataattatgttttcaaaaagtCCCCTAAGGCCAAAAAAGTTTCTgaatctacaaaaagaaaagatccagTAAAAAATACTCAAGTTGAAAGCTCACACAACATAGATCTAAACAAAATTGCAATGAATTCTAACTTACAAGTTGTTGTGGAGCGTTTGGAAGACACGATAAATATGGCCAAAAAGTCTTGGAATAATCACTCATCTGAAGGATGCAGGGCATCCAAGAAGTTGATAGAAATTGATGGTAAAGATCAAAATGCAGGTAGAAATATGACCCTTACTGTAAGCAGAATGACATGCAAAGAGCAGAGTTTATCAAAATCCGTGGTAGCGGCCGGCAATATCAAAAACAGTCATACGCCTACAATAGAGTGGAATAGCAAAAAACGTGTTAATCTGGAAAAGTCATCAATTTTAGATACAAGTAGCTTGGTTTCCAGTGTTACAAGTGTGCCAACAAAGTATGAGGGCTTTGGAAGCTCTTCTTTTTCCAGCTATTCTAGTCCCATCAAACTCATGTTTCTATCTGAGGTTAAAAGCAGTGAAGGAGTCAAATATACTTTAACTTCAGTTGGTACTTCCAAGTCCAATACTGATCTTCCTTCTGAAAAATGTCCAACTCCTCACGTAACtgaaaaaaagccagaaacaaaTGAGGACGTCCCAAACCCTAACTTGGAAAATCATAGTTCTAATCTTAATGACAGTGACACTCTTCAGGGAGAACTAAATAAATTGAATTGTGCAAGTGAAACTACAGAATCCTCTGCAATGTTTATAGATGATATTAATAGTGAAAAGCCACAAGTCGAACCGAAGGAAAATCCAAGCAGTGGTATGGATTCATCTTTCAAACGAAAGCCAGGCAGACCTAAAAAAATAGGTCCCCAGGTTGTGAAGCAAACTAAGCGGCCAATTGGAAGACCCCCGAAAGCTAAGGCCGAGCAAACAGACTTCACCGTTTGCCAGAATGAGTCCTCTAGTGCTGGAAAGAAAAGTCCCGAATCTCTCGTATCAGAAGTAAAAGAAGGTATCTGTAAAAAGAGTATTACCGTAACTGTTATTTATGGAAGGTCAAGAAGAGCTAAGAGACACGTTTCTGAAGGAGCTGGAAACATAAGCAGCGGTAGGTCTGGCGGCAATAAGGTCGCAGACTTTCCGGCTGAGGGTAGTGGCCTCAGAAACCCTCGAGAACACAAGCCTGACTCGGGTGAGAGGGGAAGTGCTGTTTCAAGTTCGACTACTGAGGGCGAGATCTTGGGGTCTGGCTTTGAACACGTTCGGCCCATCAAGGACAAGTCTGTGGTCCCTCAACCTTCCAAGAACGTTGCTCGGCCCAACCAGAAGCCTTTTGCGGTAACTAGGAGGCCTGGTCGGCCCGCAAAGGTGAAGGTCTCTGGCATATCTGTGACCATCAATAGAGTCTCCCCTCAGGAGAGGGAAGTAAGCATCAGCAGCTGCTTGCCCCCTTTAGAACAAGAAAACATGTTAGAAAAACACGGAGCTGAAGAGAAGCGTGACCACCGGTGCAGTAAGGTGGGTGCAAGGCTCCCCGGCGCTGGCGCGGACGTGTTTGACAATGGGCCGAAAAGTGTGGTGGCCGCTGTGCCTTTGACACATGCTGTTAGGGACAGAAAACCATCCCTCCATTTCCTACATCCATTCGCATCTTCCAGCTCACTCATTTACAGAAATGCTCTGCTCCGGAAGTCCTATAGACTCCATTTGCAGAAAGGTAAAAGTCAGAAGGAAAAACATAGGCCGTCAAGGATAAAAACAGCTTCGAAAGGGGCCCCGGGAACTAGGGACTCCAGGAACGCAAAAATGCGTTTGGAAGATAACAAATTAACGCCCGTTTCCGAAGTGTCTTTGGACCCTATCATCTCATCAAACCCCTTGCTCAGGTGGTGGGCTGCTTCTGCTTCAAACGATTCCTTATTAGAAGAATTAAACAATAGATTTGAGCAAATAACAAATGCTTGGGTGCAAGTGAGTGGAGATGAAGCTGAAAACTGTGTTCATAAAAAAAGAGAACGCGTCGAAAATGATAATTTCAAAATAGCCAACCCTTTGGAAACCTGTCTTTTAGAACTTGAAGTTTCACCTGTAAAAATGCTTTTTCGGAAAAAGTACGATTTGAACGAACTCTGCATCTGGTTTAtgcaaacaacagaaacacaGTCTCTTTCACTAGTTAGAAAGGCAAATGCTCGAAACCCTTTGGAagtaataaataccagaggaaccAAACTAGGAaccaaatattctcattttaatacCAGCCCCTTCagaaagcactttaaaaaatttgcacTATCTTCTCCTTCCAAATCAGCAGGGAAGTTGCATATACTGCATAAAATGGTTAGCTCTCCACtgttaaatgtgaaaagtaatTTAACCTTAGCTAGATTAAAAAGAACTGAGTTTAAGAGGTTACAACATGAAAGGTGGAAAAGAGAGGGGAAGTTGCACAACCATGGAACAGTTGATTGGATCTCTAAAAGGAGGAACTTGAGATTTTTCTGCCGgaaccaatttttaaataagactgAGGGAAGAACAAATGCTGACACCCCCCTCGAAGGAAAAAACACCGTAGAAAATCAGTTTATTTTGCCACCTGAGGTCAGGGATGACTCTTTGCAACGGAAGGTGGCAATGCCTGACTTGAAAACATGTGCTAGTCTAGAGAATAATTTTAAGTCAGAAGCAAAGGAGAATGGAACAAATTGCAGccaaaaagattttgaaaagggACCAAGACCAGGAAATGTATGTCCAAATAATTGGAAGTCAAAAACCCTAAAAGATTGTAGAATATTTTTGAGGAAGATCAACTATCTTGAACACAGAAATACTTTTAAGCTAAATACAATCATTTACTCTCCTGAATCTGTTGACAGTGGAAGTAATCATCAGACTCGCGTAGAAGCAGCAAAGCGCTTTACCCTGAGATCCCATTCTGCTAGGCAGAACTCCTTTAAAAAGCaatctaaagaaatagaaaatgccaAAACAGATAGTCCTTCGACCGATAAATTTCCTGGCCAACTTGACaatagtaaattaaataaatgtgttaacTATGACAAGAATCCTGATAGTTCTGACGTTCTTAGCaaattgaacaaaagaaaaagaccaccGTGGAAGACCACAGAAATgtcaacaaaaagacataaacgACAGTCTTGCAACAGTGGACAAATGGCAAACTATTATTCAAAATCCCAACTAGGTAAGTTTTTCTCTGCTTAATTTGAAAGTTTCATTGTAGGTGCCTTGAGTAAAGTAGGAGATCATGGGGAGAAGAGGAACAGCTGATTTGGTTTCAgtttatttccaaaatacttGGACAACCTAATTTCTTGGCACCTAGTATGAAACTCCTGAAATTAGGTTCTGCTCAGTGTAGCAGTGCGCGTCCCTACACCTTACTGTATCCGGGATTTTAAGCAAATTAAAATCTATTCAGTAGAGACATAGAAGGCTTCTAAACGTATATCATTAATGTACAAGTTATATTATCTGTGTTTGCATTTTATCTAATAAAAGatatggaaaatagtttggtaaATATGCCCAAGGAGCTATCTAAGAATCAACTGCTACGCTACAGGATAATGCATTTTCATTGTCTTGATAAATTAATAGCTTTGAGACCACGTGGGCAGAAGTAAAGACTGTCTCGTTGCTAAATTGCTGAGGTCCGTTCACATACGTAATAATCGCGGCCTTTaccgcctcccgagcaccgtccaGTGGCTGCGACCTCTGCTGCTTCGGGGACCACGTTAAGACTCTGCTCTTTACAGAGCGTCCAGGAACGAGATATTTTCTTCAGTAAATAAGCAAACTTGTTGAATAGGCTTTTGCAGGGGAGACTTGAACTAGATTGCACAGACACAAAGAGGAGGCTCTTTCCAGGGACCACCTGTACAGCGGAGCGAGGGCCGAGTCCCGCACAGGTCAGTGGCAGGTAGCGCTGGATCTAGGATGCGAACTGGGATCGGCGGCGGTGCGCTGGCTGCTCGTGCAGGcctggcagggcagcccggggagcCCCTGGCGCGAGACCGTGGCAAGACAGGGTGTGAACGCCTCTGCTTGTCGGAAAGTAGACGCTTGAGGACGTGTGGCAAGTGCCAGGTGCTCGTCTCCTTACTTCCCAGACACGAAAGAGGGCCAGGTTACGTTGGTGAATCTGAGGGTATTGTGTTGTGTGGTTGGTTGTTGCATTGTGTGTTTTAGGGGCTTACACCGGTACTGATGGATTTATTTGTGTTACCTTTTGTAAAACCtctttaaaagctaaaaaacGATTAAAtcttctattaaaatattaaaagtaataattaaacTCAAGTTTTAATAGGTTAGATGATTACAATGGCCCccaaaattcaattaattgactTTAAAATACCTATTTGAGTAATATTTAACATGCATTCATTAAAAACTTTAACTTCGTAACATGTGATGATTAAAGCTTTAATGTTGATCAAATTAGAGTCTCCATTATGAAAGATGAATCAAATCTAAAAGTAATGTCCTTTGTTTCTTGTCCTCAGGATAACTAAAAATAGCATAACAGATATGTCAGGAAAAAAGAGTGATGaagcctgatttaaaaaaaaatgtataattcacctaaaaatatacacacatatttttaaaagactgtcaTGAATGGAGTATAAAGTGCAGCgtttcatttctaattctttatGCCATTCTCATTTCGTGCTGTTAGTTTACCAAACGCAGTTTGCATTGACTCACTTTACAACAGAACCGTAGTTTGTTCTTCTAGCTTCTTAGCCATTGTATCTTCCTCaggtataaatataaatttattttagtatgaTTCTCTATCTCGCTAAGtatcctggaaaaataaaatggaagatgccttagtattattttttcaagttaatctcaaaatccttttgtgatatttttttaaaatttagtatcaTAGTAAGAGTTGTTTTtcaccttttctcatttttaaaattactagtACTATTTCCTGTTCTGCTTGaagttttatttaccttttactGATAACTTTCCTTCtatatttaacattctttttttttttaatcaaggacattattttttacaaatttgtatttataacagtatttgttatatttatctgattttaaaatgtttcttaaagtgttattttttctcattattcctGGTATTCCATACTTCTTAATGCCTTTTTGGAAATGACAGTAAAATTCATTATtagttttatatgtgtttttcttCATCATAGTATAATCAGTGACTGGAGATTTGAGAGATTTTTAACAAGGACTTTTATAGAAGAATTCATAGGGCAATGTGTATAGTGAATTATGGAATATTTCTCTTGCTGAAAAGTCTTGCTTCTACCATAAACGTCTCATTTTTGTACATTCCAAGATTAACTGTCCAGGTGTAGTTTAATACATGGGAGTTTTAAAACTTAATTCTTTGCTACATCTGTACTGCTGTATGTCAAATGTAGACatgaaaggaaagatgaaatgCGATTCTGGTCTTAATATCCTCTTAATGCCTACAGCGTGCTCCTAGACACCGTAGAAAGTTGAGAAAGTTCCCTTTCcagcttaagaaagaaaacaaggccTGTATCACGTGTTTATTCAATCAATAgagtatattttatgtgttagGTGGGATATTCCATTACTAATCCCATCAGTTAAGGGGATGGATGGGCCAAGTCATAGTCTGTGTTTCGCGAGCCCGTGAACAGGCCGTTCCGTAGAAGGCGGCAGAAGGCGGCAGAAGGCCGCAGAAGGCGGCAGAAGGCGGCCTGCTGTGCCCGGGAGGGGGCTCGTGGGAGCCGGCGGGGGGATTAGAGAGTGAGGCAGGGGGGTGCTCACCGGCCACCCAGGCCGGGCCCTGGCCCAGGGAGGAGGCCGCGGGCAGAGCACACTGCGTGGGGAGGTGCGGCCGGGAAGGCCTGCGGGAGCGGAGCTGTCACCTGTGGGGCACAGCGGGAGTCGGGGCCGGAGCTGCCACCTGTGGGGCACAGCGGGAGTCGGGGCCGGAGCTGCCACCTGTGGGGCACAGCGGGAGTCAGGGCCGGAGCTGTCACCTGTGGGGCACAGCGGGAGTCGGGGCCGGAGCTGCCACCTGTGGGGCACAGCGGGAGTCAGGGCCGGAGCTGCCACCTGTGGGGCACAGCGGGAGTCAGGGCCGGAGCTGCCACCTGTGGGGCACAGCGGGAGTCGGGGCCGGAGCTGTCACCTGTGGGGCACAGCGGGAGTCAGGGCCGCTGCGGGGCCGGCATCAGTCCCGGAACCAAGTCTGGGCCGGCAGCGGCAATGAGGGAAGAACAGGCTGTTTGACGGGGCCCGGGGGTGGGGTCCGCTATGTCAGAGGAGGAGGAGTGAAGGGAAATGTCCGGGCTTGGGCTCGAACGTCTGGATCCCTGAGATCCGAGAGAACAGTCAGGCACGGGGCGTTTGGGTTTCCGAGGAAAGACGCGTATGAGGCGGTCACCTCGGCCCGGGCACTGCGGTGTGGGGCGCCGGCCCCGGTGCTAGAGACTCCGCGACACCTCAGCGCCGGTGGCCTGTGGGCCGGGGTGGACGGTCGGCGGGTGTTTCCGTCGCGTGCCCTGTGCCGTGTTCTCATGGTGGAgctggagaaaagagaattttaataagaaaatcatgaggGAGAAAAAGTACATTTACAGTGTCGTTCGGGGGTTTATGGGGGAAGCTGCGCCTAAGCGGACGCGGGCATCTTGGACGTGTCCTGTCGAACCAGCTGCAGCTAATCCGGGTTTGCTGCCGGCACGAGGCCGAGATCTTGGGGCCCACAAGTCCCTGAACCCACGAGAGCGGAACAGGCGGCTCCGTGTGACAGGGGAAGGGCCTGGGATCGCGCGGCCCCAAGGACGGGGGGAAAGGGGCGCAGGGGCCTGGGTCGCTGCTCGGTTCAGCGGCGGCTCTTGGCCTGGGCTCGGGTCCCGCGGGGCTGCCCGACGGCCGTGCCTCTGCGCTCAGGGCCGCGTCCCCCAAACAAACGGTGAAAtcctcaaaagaaaaccaaaacggggggggggggcacagaagCGCAGTGAGGCGGAGAGAGGAAGGCGGGAGGGGGTGGCCCGGAAGCGGGTTCCAAGAAGGGATGGGACAgcggggcgggggctggaggCGGGCccgaggggggcggggaggagggggccaggagggggcCACGTGGCTGGGACGGGCCGCGAGGGTGCGAGGGTGACGGGAGCGGGGGGGGCGccccggagggggagggggagggggagtggagggggagaagggggaggagagggaaggggcaggggggaagggtggggggagggggaggaggggtgggggaggggcccgagAACCGTCCCTGGCGGCGGCCCgcggaggtggggggaagggcggGCTCCGGAGGTGGCCGGTGACCGTCGGAAACGCTGAGGCGGAACCTCGGAGCGTCCGCGCCCTCGAGTCCAGGAGCAGCCCCGGGAGGTTCCCTGCGTGGCCGCGGGCTGGGTCGGGGCCGCGAGGGAGGCCTGAGCCGAGGGCGCGCCGGGGACAGCGCAGGACCCAGGTTGCTGCTCCGAGCTGGACTCGGGCGACGGTCGGGCCCCTCTGTCTCCTGCCCCCGAAGGCCTGACGACAGCCGGTTCCACCCCGGACTCGGGCCCACGCGCGGGGCTGCTCCGCGGCCAGCGGCAccgccggccccgcccggcccggcccgcccggcgCCCGCCCGAGCCCGGGAAAGGAAGTTGGGCCGCGGCAGGACCGCGTGGCGGCGGCgcagggcggggggtggcgggCGGCGGGACCCCGGGGGCGGCCGCGGTAGGAAACCTCCTGGACGACGCGCTGTCCCCGCAGGGCAGTTCCTGCGCAAGATGCGCGGGGCGACGCCGCCGagagcccgccccccgccccccccgccccccccgcccccccgcagcacccccgcccccccccccgcccccccccggccccccgcagcacccccgccccccccccgcccctgcacgGCGGCTTCCTGGCCCCACACTGGGGAGCATCCCCCGGAGCGCGGCTCCGTGCGGGGTCCCGCTGGGGCTGCCCCACGGTCCCtgcgccccccccagccccgcagacAGCGCCAGGACCCAAACCACAGGCCCCTGTACGCACCAGATGCGCCCCGGGACCCGGTCGCCGTGGCCGAGGCCAACGAGCAGGTGTCGCCGTTGAGGACAGCGCCGCGCACCTGCCGCCCGGTGACCGCCGCCCGCCTGGGTTGCGCGTCTCATCCTCGGGTCAGGTTTGGGGGGCTCAGCgcagggggccctgggcagggccGTGGGAGCCCAGCAGGGCCCTGGCGCACCCTGACCTCCCGCGGAGCCGGGGCCCCTCAAGCCTCAGCCCCGCCTGGTGGCCCCGCGGCCGCTGCACACGCGCGCTCGCAGGGGAAAATGACTCCGCTCCTCGGCGTCTTTTCTGCCTGGACCTCGTGGTGCCGCCTCGCTAAGCGCCAGGGCCCGGCGGGACTGCGGAGACTTGGGGTCGCTTGAAGTCTTGTGAGGAAATCAGGAATCTTTGACGAAGACCCGTCCTGTGAGCGAGATTTCCTGCCTAGGGCCGGAGTCAGGGGAAGGCCTCGGCCTGGAAGCAACCCTAGGCCCCGTGGGGCTTTATCAAAATACGGAGCAGCCACTTGGACGACCCCAAGTTTGGtgcttttttcttgaaattttcttgGATGTGCTCTTGCTTTGTCAGCCGTTACCGCGTTTTCACAATATTCTACTTCACCAGTTGTCCCTCGTCTTTCATGGAAAAGCATCCAGCGTATTCCACAGACTTGTGGTCCAACAAGCGGGATGCGCTTTGCGTTGATCCCCGAGGCTTTGTGTTGGACGTTAGAGTCGCCGGGGACCTCGGGGAACCTGTGAAACTAATACGGCTTCTTGTTTTGCTTTGGCGACACGCTCTGACTTGACAGAGTGGTCGCGTCTCCTCCTAGAGGAAGGGCGTGCTGCAGAGCTGGTTTCGCACACAGAACCAGTTCTCTAAACTGGGCCGCCTGGCCCGGCCGCGCGTCCCTCACTTCCCTGGACAGAGCGGGAGTACCCCGTGGCCTTTGTGGGGAAAGTTCGTGACCCCGTCGGTAGAAGGGggggggagccccgggagcccccagccGCAGTGCAGGGTCCTCCTGGCTCCTGGTGTTCCAGCTCCCTGGACCCGGACCTGCGGAGGGAGGGCAGCGCGGGGGATGCTgggggagcagagcaggggggAGCCGGGATGCTGGGGGCACcgggggtgctggggaggagcCGGGGAGCATAGAGGTGCAGAGGGTGCAGGGCGGCCGGGATGTTGGGGGAGCAGGGGGATGCTGGGACGCAGGGGGTGCCAGGGgcgctgggggagctgggggtgcaggggagcgGGAGGGGTGCGGGGGGACCATGGGgctctgggggtgctgggggtgtaGCAGGCATCATGGGTGCTGTTCCGGCATGGGGGGGGGCGCATCTGTAAGGGCGGTCCGGTCTCCGCACAACTGGGGTTTGCCCACCGCGGCCAAGCCCAGGCTCTTCAGGTGTCGCAGCCttgcaggccccccaccccccgcccccccacgtCGCACTGTTTTCCGCAGGGGGCACACCCACCGGGAGTAGCAAGGCTCGccctttccccacatcttcaccaacacttgttattgcttgtctttttgatgacagccaCCCCACTCTCTACTTTCTATTCGTCCCATCTATTATCTACTTCCtgcttttttattctatttcatccCTCAATTGGTTTCTTAAGAAGTTCTCGCGTGGGCTTGCCCTGCACGTCTGAGCTCCGGTGGCCACACCACCTCACCTTTAGTCCAAGAACTTACAGGACATTTGCATGGCCTCCCCCCAGGCCTCTGCACTCTTCTTACTGACATATATTTTGCTTCTATAAATGGTATAATCTTCCCAATATGTTGTTGCTGTTTCTCCTTTTCATAGTTGTTCAAAGAGATTCTTAAAATAggaaaagtggggatccctgggtggctcagcagttcagcgcctgcctttggccaagagcacgatcctggggtcccaggatcgagtcccacgtcgggctccctgcatggagcctgctcctccctcctcctgtgtctctgcctctctctctctctctctgtctatcataaataaataaataaatctttaaaaaaaatagaataggaaaagTATTTTCCACATGAATTTCTCATTTCTGGTACTTTTCACCGTTTTGTACAAATCCAGGTTTCTATCGGATGCCGTTCTACTTCTGCCTGAGTAACTTCCTTTAGCACCTCTGTGGTGTGGGCTTGCTGTTCAATCCACCCAGCATTGCCATTTTTTGTgaaagtctttatttcactttcccCCCCAACTTTTGTGTTTGAAAACTATTTTAGCTGGATATGAAATTCAGATTTGACCATAGGTTTCTTCTAGGACTTTGCAGCTGTTGCTCCACCGTCGTGCAGAGAAGTCCGCGGGCACTATTATACTTGCTACTCTACGTCCtgggtttttcttcctcctccagttGCTTATAAGATTTTATCACTGGTTATCAGCACTTTGATTATAAATGGGTTTGGCATTGTTGCCTTCATGTTTTTtctatttggagtttttttttttttttttaactacttggCTATGAGGGGATTGTTTTTATCACATATGGAAACCTTTCAGCcctgttttcttaaaatgtttctgtccctctttcccctcccGACGGGATTCCAACCACATGTATTTTGTCACGTGGATCACTGGTAcctattcatttttgtttgctttgctgttTCATTTTGGATTATGCTATTTCTGCTTTTAAGTTTGATAACCTTT
It encodes the following:
- the LCORL gene encoding ligand-dependent nuclear receptor corepressor-like protein isoform X2, producing the protein MDEKCSFCNLQREAVSDCIPSLDSSQSTPTEELSSQGQSNTEKIECQAENYLNALFRKKDLPQNCDPNIPLVAQELMKKMIRQFAIEYISKSGKIQENRNGSIGPSLICKSIQMNQAENSLQEEQEGPLDLTVNRMQEQNTQQGDGVLDLSTKKTSIKSEESSICDPSSENSMAGSTVDAKSEEATKMEKGKSALSKVLESLCIHHQQQVLAMLKFLVQEQNAASLCYCNTSYTVSSESQKPLTEDNLHGLFCSCEYRLAERGGLQSERQSPGFVPLPVCIKDLRCLTCQTVTIEHIKTVVNRGIANSYSSHRCCSGPLPNLHSTKSTFQAPLSSREVCDVSVRLEGVCRSRSPSPPPLSPVQTEGFEKLKDVVSELSALENNRLEININQPPSLIPAEINSDKGDHEGKIQKAKKCSNSDYLLLEDSDNCATNHEKGETTIIFQDLMDRINEKLKSIETTDMTNLIKLSSSDCTTDNDLKLRDLIASLLHNAKASDYSFMELLSQHDKKVENKIIQTRFRKRQETLFSMHNSPDSPMFRRHSLQIKRELASLDENFVRKKYTEKNSRKLTRNDEIFSTDKQFYHCQGSLQNSKSLQDNNHVETSFSPDCALQSLQLPLHSLETNLAFDAFSESFKTTSPGKMSIRKSRERSAAGKKLLQNHKENPKLENTETPLKSDVPGLLSRTKRNIVPPGWYSIYVTNNYVFKKSPKAKKVSESTKRKDPVKNTQVESSHNIDLNKIAMNSNLQVVVERLEDTINMAKKSWNNHSSEGCRASKKLIEIDGKDQNAGRNMTLTVSRMTCKEQSLSKSVVAAGNIKNSHTPTIEWNSKKRVNLEKSSILDTSSLVSSVTSVPTKYEGFGSSSFSSYSSPIKLMFLSEVKSSEGVKYTLTSVGTSKSNTDLPSEKCPTPHVTEKKPETNEDVPNPNLENHSSNLNDSDTLQGELNKLNCASETTESSAMFIDDINSEKPQVEPKENPSSGMDSSFKRKPGRPKKIGPQVVKQTKRPIGRPPKAKAEQTDFTVCQNESSSAGKKSPESLVSEVKEGICKKSITVTVIYGRSRRAKRHVSEGAGNISSGRSGGNKVADFPAEGSGLRNPREHKPDSGERGSAVSSSTTEGEILGSGFEHVRPIKDKSVVPQPSKNVARPNQKPFAVTRRPGRPAKVKVSGISVTINRVSPQEREVSISSCLPPLEQENMLEKHGAEEKRDHRCSKVGARLPGAGADVFDNGPKSVVAAVPLTHAVRDRKPSLHFLHPFASSSSLIYRNALLRKSYRLHLQKGKSQKEKHRPSRIKTASKGAPGTRDSRNAKMRLEDNKLTPVSEVSLDPIISSNPLLRWWAASASNDSLLEELNNRFEQITNAWVQVSGDEAENCVHKKRERVENDNFKIANPLETCLLELEVSPVKMLFRKKYDLNELCIWFMQTTETQSLSLVRKANARNPLEVINTRGTKLGTKYSHFNTSPFRKHFKKFALSSPSKSAGKLHILHKMVSSPLLNVKSNLTLARLKRTEFKRLQHERWKREGKLHNHGTVDWISKRRNLRFFCRNQFLNKTEGRTNADTPLEGKNTVENQFILPPEVRDDSLQRKVAMPDLKTCASLENNFKSEAKENGTNCSQKDFEKGPRPGNVCPNNWKSKTLKDCRIFLRKINYLEHRNTFKLNTIIYSPESVDSGSNHQTRVEAAKRFTLRSHSARQNSFKKQSKEIENAKTDSPSTDKFPGQLDNSKLNKCVNYDKNPDSSDVLSKLNKRKRPPWKTTEMSTKRHKRQSCNSGQMANYYSKSQLACDK